In Oncorhynchus gorbuscha isolate QuinsamMale2020 ecotype Even-year linkage group LG02, OgorEven_v1.0, whole genome shotgun sequence, a single genomic region encodes these proteins:
- the LOC123990364 gene encoding pheromone-regulated protein PRM7-like — protein sequence MVHYLLLQSQGQVPPHVTTEHMSNWLVSQGKKSLRERVWKETLEEGNDLARLAWEVNTCLKMMDLEHEAFCKLRRSMHPTSPADIDPKVHSIVERAVRSILGKQSNEPRSPLLSPSQVVVEVVPRLLLALWLQPEEGHSEHPILISGMAVGMVAAVVEKLSCMLKDPSPHIPFSRAAAFDSVWSILRRISQSFSTDDLQSPFYMSSVCAFVADEVQSCFQPPAATLPVPPVLAVAVSTTLPAGIQADPASSHLEDVDITPNTEADPGSSNLNVVDINSNTEADPASSHLNVVDINSNTEADPASSNLNVVDINSNTEADPASSHLNVVDINSNTEADPASSNLNVVDINSNTEADPASSHLNVVDINSNTEADPASSHLNVVDINSNTEADPASSHLNVVDINSNTEAEADPASSNLNVVDINSNTEADPASSHLNVVDINSNTEADPASSHLNVVDINSNTEADPASSNLNVVDINSNTEADPASSHLNVVDINSNTEADPASSNLNVVDINSNTEADPASSHLNVVDINSNTEADPASSHLNVVDITPNTEVEPISSLLEVVDVRPEERTLTMAVSATLPADIQAEDVAVVIPDVTPHVTKDVTLDVPCRARKGAVLRLFCRLWRAVCCCACHKEEEEQY from the exons ATGGTCCACTATCTGCTGCTCCAGAGTCAAGGCCAGGTCCCGCCCCATGTCACCACAGAGCACATGAGCAACTGGCTGGTGTCTCAGGGCAAAAAATCCCTTAGGGAGAG GGTGTGGAAGGAAACCCTGGAGGAGGGAAACGACCTCGCTCGGCTG GCCTGGGAAGTAAACACTTGCCTAAAAATGATGGACTTAGAGCATGAGGCTTTCTGCAAGCTCCGCCGCTCCATGCACCCCACCTCGCCTGCTGACAT AGATCCTAAGGTCCACAGCATCGTGGAGAGAGCTGTGAGAAGCATTCTGGGCAAGCAGTCCAATGAGCCCCGTAGCCCCCTGCTCAGCCCATCtcaggtggtggtggaggtggtgcccAGGCTCCTCCTGGCCCTGTGGCTGCAGCCAGAGGAAGGCCATTCAGAGCACCCAATCCTTATAAGTGGGATGGCCGTGGGCATGGTGGCGGCCGTAGTGGAGAAGCTCTCCTGCATGTTAAAGGACCCTTCCCCTCACATCCCTTTCTCCCGGGCTGCTGCTTTTGACTCTGTGTGGTCGATTCTCAGGAGAATCAGTCAGTCCTTCTCCACCGATGACCTGCAGAGCCCTTTTTATATGAGCTCTGTTTGTGCCTTTGTGGCGGATGAGGTGCAGAGCTGCTTCCAGCCCCCTGCAGCCACCCTACCAGTCCCCCCTGTCCTCGCGGTGGCTGTTTCCACCACACTACCAGCTGGCATCCAAGCAG ATCCGGCTTCTTCCCACCTGGAGGATGTAGACATCACCCCTAACACAGAGGCAGACCCGGGTTCTTCCAACCTGAATGTTGTGGACATCAACTCTAACACAGAGGCAGACCCGGCTTCTTCCCACCTTAATGTTGTGGACATCAACTCTAACACAGAGGCAGACCCGGCTTCTTCCAACCTGAATGTTGTGGACATCAACTCTAACACAGAGGCAGACCCGGCTTCTTCCCACCTTAATGTTGTGGACATCAACTCTAACACAGAGGCAGACCCGGCTTCTTCCAACCTGAATGTTGTGGACATCAACTCTAACACAGAGGCAGACCCGGCTTCTTCCCACCTTAATGTTGTGGACATCAACTCTAACACAGAGGCAGACCCGGCTTCTTCCCACCTTAATGTTGTGGACATCAACTCTAACACAGAGGCAGACCCGGCTTCTTCCCACCTTAATGTTGTGGACATCAACTCTaacacagaggcagaggcagaccCGGCTTCTTCCAACCTGAATGTTGTGGACATCAACTCTAACACAGAGGCAGACCCGGCTTCTTCCCACCTGAATGTTGTGGACATCAACTCTAACACAGAGGCAGACCCGGCTTCTTCCCACCTTAATGTTGTGGACATCAACTCTAACACAGAGGCAGACCCGGCTTCTTCCAACCTGAATGTTGTGGACATCAACTCTAACACAGAGGCAGACCCGGCTTCTTCCCACCTTAATGTTGTGGACATCAACTCTAACACAGAGGCAGACCCGGCTTCTTCCAACCTGAATGTTGTGGACATCAACTCTAACACAGAGGCAGACCCGGCTTCTTCCCACCTTAATGTTGTGGACATCAACTCTAACACAGAGGCAGACCCGGCTTCTTCCCACCTTAATGTTGTGGACATCACCCCTAATACAGAGGTAgagcccatctcttccctcttggAGGTTGTGGACGTCAGACCTGAAGAAAGGACTCTCACGATGGCCGTCTCCGCCACTCTGCCAGCTGACATCCAAGCAG AGGATGTTGCTGTGGTCATCCCGGATGTCACCCCACACGTCACCAAGGATGTGACACTGGATGTTCCATGCAGAGCTAGGAAAGGGGCAGTCCTGCGATTATTTTGCAGGCTTTGGAGGGCAGTGTGCTGCTGCGCCTGCcacaaggaagaggaggaacaatATTAA